One Streptosporangium sp. NBC_01495 DNA window includes the following coding sequences:
- the mtrA gene encoding MtrAB system response regulator MtrA — translation MKGRVLVVDDDAALAEMLGIVLRGEGFEPSFVSDGDKALDAFRDTRPDLVLLDLMLPGADGIDVCRRIRAESGVPIVMLTAKSDTIDVVLGLESGADDYIVKPFKPKELVARVRARLRRTDEPTPEILQIGDITIDVAGHSVKREEETINLTPLEFDLLVALARKPRQVFTREVLLEQVWGYRHAADTRLVNVHVQRLRAKIEKDPEHPEIVVTVRGVGYKAGPA, via the coding sequence ATGAAAGGACGCGTGCTGGTCGTCGACGACGACGCCGCTCTCGCCGAGATGCTCGGTATCGTGCTGCGCGGGGAGGGCTTCGAGCCCTCCTTCGTCTCCGACGGTGACAAGGCGCTCGACGCGTTCCGCGACACCCGGCCGGACCTGGTCCTGCTCGACCTGATGCTGCCCGGCGCCGACGGGATCGACGTCTGCCGCCGGATCAGGGCCGAGTCCGGGGTGCCGATCGTCATGCTGACGGCCAAGAGCGACACCATCGACGTGGTGCTCGGGCTGGAGTCGGGGGCCGACGACTACATCGTCAAGCCCTTCAAGCCCAAGGAGCTCGTCGCCAGGGTCCGCGCCCGGCTGCGCCGCACCGACGAGCCGACGCCGGAGATCCTGCAGATCGGCGACATCACGATCGACGTCGCCGGGCACTCGGTCAAGCGGGAGGAGGAGACCATCAACCTCACCCCGCTGGAGTTCGACCTGCTGGTCGCCCTCGCCAGGAAGCCGCGCCAGGTCTTCACCCGTGAGGTCCTGCTCGAACAGGTCTGGGGCTACCGCCACGCGGCCGACACCCGGCTGGTCAACGTGCACGTCCAGCGGCTCAGGGCGAAGATCGAGAAGGATCCCGAGCACCCCGAGATCGTCGTGACGGTCCGCGGGGTCGGGTACAAGGCCGGACCGGCCTAG
- a CDS encoding AAA family ATPase → MGALRAEVSKAVVGQDAVVTGLVIALLCRGHVLLEGVPGVAKTLLVRTLSAALSLDFKRVQFTPDLMPGDITGSLIYDAKTSEFEFREGPVFTNLLLADEVNRTPPKTQAALLEAMEERQVSVEGSARALPDPFIVAATQNPVEYEGTYQLPEAQLDRFLLKLTVPLPPRDQEIAVLERHALGFDPRDLSHIRAVATAADLAAGRAAVSQVHVGPEVLGYIVDIARATRQSPSLQLGVSPRGATALLAGARAWAWLSGRAYVTPDDVKALARPAMRHRIQIRPEAELEGATADGLIDAILASVPVPR, encoded by the coding sequence CTGGGAGCCCTGCGCGCCGAGGTCTCCAAGGCGGTCGTCGGCCAGGACGCCGTGGTCACCGGGCTGGTGATCGCGCTGCTCTGCCGGGGCCACGTGCTGCTCGAAGGCGTGCCCGGCGTCGCCAAGACCCTGCTCGTCAGGACACTGTCGGCGGCGCTCTCGCTCGACTTCAAGCGGGTGCAGTTCACCCCCGACCTCATGCCGGGCGACATCACCGGCTCACTGATCTACGACGCGAAGACGTCGGAGTTCGAGTTCCGCGAGGGGCCGGTCTTCACCAACCTCCTGCTCGCCGACGAGGTCAACCGCACGCCCCCGAAGACGCAGGCCGCGCTGCTGGAGGCGATGGAGGAGCGCCAGGTGAGCGTGGAGGGGTCGGCGCGCGCGCTGCCCGACCCGTTCATCGTGGCCGCCACCCAGAACCCCGTCGAGTACGAGGGCACCTACCAGTTGCCCGAGGCGCAGCTCGACCGGTTCCTGCTCAAGCTGACCGTCCCGCTGCCGCCCCGCGACCAGGAGATCGCGGTGCTGGAGCGGCACGCGCTCGGCTTCGACCCGCGCGACCTGTCGCACATCAGGGCCGTGGCCACCGCCGCCGACCTCGCCGCGGGACGCGCGGCGGTCAGCCAGGTGCACGTGGGCCCCGAGGTGCTCGGCTACATCGTGGACATCGCCAGGGCCACCCGCCAGTCGCCCTCGCTCCAGCTCGGCGTCTCCCCGCGCGGCGCCACCGCGCTGCTGGCCGGGGCGCGGGCCTGGGCGTGGCTGTCCGGCCGCGCCTACGTGACGCCCGACGACGTCAAGGCGCTGGCCAGGCCCGCGATGCGGCACCGGATCCAGATACGTCCCGAGGCCGAGCTGGAGGGCGCGACCGCCGACGGCCTCATCGACGCCATCCTCGCCTCCGTCCCCGTCCCCCGCTGA
- a CDS encoding LVIVD repeat-containing protein, translating to MFAPRRTVRALVVAATAAAMLMSTVSAQAADIPPPGEVVTSPNVTHVGTLPKLPGLEATTNSDIAFQGDYAYVGNYGGFSIYDIRNPRRAKLVSGVLCPGSQMDVSVYGDLLFAAVDNSRSDDSCNSVAQPADVKESWEGVRIFDISDKKNPKYIKSVETNCGSHTLTLVPGKSRDRRNVYLYVSSYNPSAVFPDCQPPHDKISVIKVPLRTPTDAAVVKTPVVFPDGGNETQPGLLLPTSGCHDITVYAEKDIAAGACMGDGVLFDISDRENPVITARTTDPNFAFWHSATFNNKGNKVVFTDELGGGGAATCNEATGPNRGANAYYDIVRGKLVFKGYFKIGRHQADTENCVAHNGSLIPVKGKDIMVQAWYQGGVSFVDFTDSSRPKEIGFFERGPEPTGGGGGIWSAYYYNGYIYASDFRRGLDVLKIDDRRTDPAKGVRLDRLNVQTQASYGEHGHH from the coding sequence GTGTTCGCTCCCCGAAGGACCGTCCGGGCGTTGGTAGTGGCGGCCACGGCCGCCGCGATGCTGATGTCCACGGTCTCGGCCCAGGCCGCCGACATTCCCCCGCCCGGCGAGGTCGTCACCAGCCCCAACGTGACGCACGTGGGCACCCTGCCCAAGCTCCCCGGCCTTGAGGCCACCACCAACAGCGACATCGCCTTCCAAGGTGACTACGCTTACGTTGGCAACTACGGCGGCTTCTCGATCTACGACATCAGGAACCCGAGGCGCGCCAAGCTCGTCAGCGGAGTCCTGTGCCCCGGCTCCCAGATGGACGTGTCGGTCTACGGCGACCTGCTGTTCGCCGCGGTCGACAACTCCCGCAGCGACGACTCCTGCAACAGCGTCGCCCAGCCGGCCGACGTCAAGGAGTCGTGGGAAGGCGTCCGGATCTTCGACATCAGCGACAAGAAGAACCCCAAGTACATCAAGTCGGTCGAGACCAACTGCGGCTCCCACACGCTGACACTCGTCCCCGGCAAGTCGAGGGACCGGCGCAACGTCTACCTCTACGTCTCCTCCTACAACCCGAGCGCGGTGTTCCCCGACTGCCAGCCGCCGCACGACAAGATCTCGGTCATCAAGGTGCCGCTGCGCACCCCGACCGACGCGGCCGTGGTCAAGACGCCGGTCGTCTTCCCCGACGGCGGCAACGAGACGCAGCCGGGCCTGCTGCTGCCGACCAGCGGCTGCCACGACATCACCGTCTACGCGGAGAAGGACATCGCGGCCGGAGCCTGCATGGGTGACGGCGTCCTGTTCGACATCTCCGACCGGGAGAACCCGGTGATCACCGCGCGGACCACCGACCCGAACTTCGCGTTCTGGCACTCGGCGACGTTCAATAACAAGGGCAACAAGGTCGTCTTCACCGACGAGCTCGGCGGTGGCGGCGCGGCCACCTGCAACGAGGCCACCGGCCCGAACCGCGGCGCCAACGCCTACTACGACATCGTCCGCGGCAAGCTGGTCTTCAAGGGCTACTTCAAGATCGGTCGTCACCAGGCCGACACCGAGAACTGCGTCGCGCACAACGGCTCGCTGATCCCGGTCAAGGGCAAGGACATCATGGTCCAGGCCTGGTACCAGGGCGGCGTCTCCTTCGTGGACTTCACCGACTCGTCCCGTCCGAAGGAGATCGGCTTCTTCGAGCGCGGTCCCGAGCCCACCGGCGGAGGCGGCGGCATCTGGTCCGCGTACTACTACAACGGCTACATCTACGCCAGCGACTTCCGCAGGGGGCTGGACGTTCTCAAGATCGACGACCGCCGCACCGACCCGGCCAAGGGCGTCCGCCTGGACCGGCTGAACGTGCAGACCCAGGCCTCCTACGGGGAGCACGGCCACCACTGA
- a CDS encoding stage II sporulation protein M, protein MDIDAFVTAHRPAWDRLEDLVRRRGSLDGAEVDELVDLYQRVATHLSLVRSASADPILVGRLSALVARARSAVTGAHTPAWREFVRFFTVSFPVVAYRARRWWLATSVAFLLVSTVVAVWVGENPDVQAAIATPEQITQLVDHDFADYYSENPATSFAGQVWVNNAWVSMQVIMMSILLGLPIPYVLWENAFNVAVSAGLMASRGKLDIFFGLITPHGLLELTAVFLAAAVGMRLGWTVVDPGPRRRVEALAEQGRAVMSVALGLVVVLLVSGLIEGLVTPSGLPTWARIGIGVVAEVAFLAYVIFFGRRAVAAGESGDVERAPDQAPSAG, encoded by the coding sequence GTGGACATCGACGCCTTCGTCACCGCGCACCGGCCCGCCTGGGACCGCCTCGAGGACCTGGTCCGGCGGCGCGGCTCGCTGGACGGCGCCGAGGTCGACGAACTGGTCGACCTCTACCAGCGGGTGGCCACGCACCTGTCCCTCGTCCGCTCGGCCTCCGCCGACCCGATCCTGGTGGGCCGCCTGTCGGCGCTCGTCGCCCGCGCCCGCTCCGCCGTGACCGGGGCGCACACCCCGGCCTGGCGGGAGTTCGTCCGCTTCTTCACGGTCTCCTTCCCGGTGGTCGCCTACCGGGCCCGCCGGTGGTGGCTGGCCACGAGCGTCGCGTTCCTGCTGGTCTCCACGGTCGTCGCGGTCTGGGTGGGGGAGAATCCCGACGTCCAGGCGGCGATAGCCACCCCCGAGCAGATCACCCAGCTCGTCGACCACGACTTCGCCGACTACTACTCGGAGAACCCGGCGACCTCCTTCGCCGGGCAGGTCTGGGTCAACAACGCCTGGGTCTCGATGCAGGTCATCATGATGTCCATCCTGCTCGGCCTGCCGATCCCTTACGTCCTGTGGGAGAACGCGTTCAACGTGGCCGTCTCCGCCGGGCTGATGGCCTCGCGCGGCAAGCTCGACATCTTCTTCGGGCTGATCACCCCGCACGGCCTGCTGGAGCTGACCGCGGTGTTCCTCGCCGCGGCCGTCGGCATGCGCCTCGGCTGGACGGTCGTCGACCCCGGCCCGCGCAGGCGTGTCGAGGCCCTGGCCGAGCAGGGCAGGGCCGTGATGAGCGTGGCCCTCGGCCTGGTCGTGGTGCTGCTCGTATCCGGGCTGATCGAGGGCCTGGTCACCCCCTCGGGGTTGCCCACCTGGGCGCGGATCGGGATCGGGGTGGTCGCGGAGGTCGCCTTCCTCGCCTACGTGATCTTCTTCGGCCGCCGGGCCGTGGCCGCGGGAGAGAGCGGCGACGTGGAGCGCGCCCCCGACCAGGCCCCCAGCGCGGGCTGA
- a CDS encoding DUF4350 domain-containing protein — translation MSLAAPGQPGPSFTENAENPENPENAADTARTGPRATSRDAATTSTSPTAGGLWRSGRGALLVALLVVAVAVAGVLLGGSGGPGRTLDPADTSLSGGKGLARLLQARGVRVARVTSVAEAGSLAGQAGSAGSTLLVSESFPLDEDEAERLAATPSDLLVVGVRKHLDLLAPGVAPLREARARSREPRCALSAATRAGSAYSGGVALTLPPGAIGCYPADGAPTLVSHTVGDRTVTVAGDAQFMTNLRLAEDGNAALATNLAGARPTLIWLTAPETVSQAGGGKAGFYDLVPEGIKWAVVQVLVAVLLLALWRGRRLGPVVAERLPVVVRAAETVEGRARLYRARRARDRAAAALRAGFTDRVTPRLGLPAGTGPEALVNAIAERTGQAASHVGAALYGPPPVDEAGLVALAEYMDIVERQVGKS, via the coding sequence ATGAGCCTGGCCGCGCCCGGACAGCCGGGACCGAGCTTCACGGAGAACGCCGAGAACCCCGAGAACCCCGAGAACGCGGCGGACACCGCGCGGACCGGCCCGCGGGCCACCTCACGCGACGCCGCGACGACCTCCACCTCGCCGACCGCGGGCGGCCTCTGGCGTAGCGGCAGGGGCGCCCTCCTGGTGGCGCTCCTCGTGGTCGCCGTCGCCGTCGCCGGCGTGCTGCTCGGCGGTTCCGGCGGGCCGGGAAGGACCCTCGACCCCGCCGACACCTCGCTGTCGGGCGGCAAGGGCCTGGCCCGGCTGCTGCAGGCGCGGGGCGTGCGGGTCGCGCGGGTCACCTCGGTCGCCGAGGCCGGGTCGCTGGCCGGGCAGGCGGGTTCCGCGGGCAGCACCCTGCTGGTGAGCGAGTCCTTCCCGCTCGACGAGGACGAGGCGGAGCGGCTCGCCGCCACCCCCTCGGACCTGCTGGTGGTGGGCGTACGAAAGCACCTGGACCTGCTCGCGCCGGGGGTGGCCCCGCTGCGTGAGGCGCGGGCGCGCTCCCGAGAGCCTCGCTGCGCGCTGTCGGCCGCGACGAGGGCGGGCAGCGCCTACAGCGGCGGGGTGGCCCTCACCCTGCCCCCCGGGGCGATCGGCTGCTATCCCGCCGACGGGGCGCCCACCCTGGTCTCCCACACCGTCGGGGACCGGACGGTCACCGTCGCGGGCGACGCGCAGTTCATGACCAACCTGCGGCTCGCCGAGGACGGCAACGCCGCGCTGGCGACGAACCTCGCCGGCGCGCGGCCCACCCTGATCTGGCTGACGGCCCCGGAGACCGTCTCCCAGGCGGGCGGCGGCAAGGCGGGTTTCTACGACCTGGTCCCCGAGGGGATCAAATGGGCCGTGGTGCAGGTGCTCGTCGCGGTGCTGCTGCTGGCGCTCTGGCGGGGCCGCAGGCTCGGCCCCGTGGTGGCCGAGCGGCTGCCCGTCGTCGTGCGGGCGGCCGAGACCGTCGAGGGACGTGCCAGGCTCTACCGCGCGCGGCGAGCCCGCGACCGGGCCGCCGCGGCCCTGCGCGCGGGCTTCACCGACCGGGTCACCCCCCGCCTCGGGCTGCCCGCGGGGACGGGCCCCGAAGCGCTGGTGAACGCGATCGCCGAGCGGACCGGCCAGGCGGCGTCGCACGTGGGCGCCGCCCTGTACGGACCGCCGCCGGTCGACGAGGCGGGGCTGGTAGCCCTGGCCGAATACATGGACATCGTGGAAAGGCAGGTCGGAAAGTCGTGA
- a CDS encoding LVIVD repeat-containing protein: MSTPLRKGLTGRFLFVAGVAVATALAAFPAQAADIPAPGEIAKSANIEHVLNVVKPAALTDINTDMAFQDDYAYVGNYSGFSIYDIKKPSRTSLVSSVVCPGGQMDLAVYGDLLFAAVDSSRNNDSCSSVGQSAANKDSWEGVRIFDVKDKKNPKYVKSVETNCGSHTLTLVPGKGRDRRNVYVYVSSYSPSASFPDCQPPHDKISIIKVPLRDPASAAVAATPVLFPEGGNPGETLPYPYRTSATSGCHDITAYPEKDIAAGACMGEGILMDISNPVEPKVTATVRDDENFAFWHSATFNNEGTKVIFTDELGGGTSATCNEAIGPNRGANAYYDIEGGQFAFKSYFKIARHQADTENCVAHNGSLIPVKGKDIMVQAWYQGGISVVDFTDSTKPQEIAFFERGPDNTAPALSGGFWSAYYYDGHIYGSDFNLGLDVLKINDRRTDKAEKVKFGTLNAQTQASYRENGHGHDHGHDH, encoded by the coding sequence GTGTCCACCCCCCTCAGGAAGGGCCTGACCGGCCGCTTCCTGTTCGTGGCCGGGGTCGCCGTCGCGACGGCGCTTGCCGCGTTCCCCGCGCAGGCAGCCGACATCCCGGCACCCGGTGAGATCGCCAAGAGCGCGAACATCGAACATGTTCTCAACGTGGTCAAGCCGGCCGCACTGACGGACATCAACACCGACATGGCGTTCCAGGACGACTACGCCTACGTCGGCAACTACAGCGGCTTCTCGATCTACGACATCAAGAAGCCCAGCAGGACCTCTCTGGTCAGCTCGGTCGTCTGCCCCGGTGGGCAGATGGACCTGGCGGTCTACGGCGACCTTCTCTTCGCCGCCGTCGACTCGTCGCGCAACAACGACTCCTGCAGCAGCGTCGGCCAGAGCGCGGCGAACAAGGATTCGTGGGAAGGCGTCCGGATCTTCGACGTCAAGGACAAGAAGAACCCCAAGTACGTCAAGTCCGTCGAGACCAACTGCGGTTCGCACACGCTGACCCTGGTCCCGGGCAAGGGCAGGGACCGCAGGAACGTCTACGTGTACGTCTCCTCCTACAGCCCGAGCGCGTCGTTCCCCGACTGCCAGCCGCCGCACGACAAGATCTCGATCATCAAGGTTCCGCTGCGCGACCCGGCGTCCGCCGCGGTCGCCGCCACGCCGGTGCTGTTCCCCGAGGGTGGCAACCCGGGCGAGACCCTGCCCTACCCCTACCGCACCTCGGCGACGAGCGGCTGCCACGACATCACCGCGTACCCGGAGAAGGACATCGCCGCCGGAGCCTGCATGGGCGAGGGCATCCTGATGGACATCTCCAACCCGGTCGAGCCGAAGGTCACCGCCACGGTCCGTGACGACGAGAACTTCGCGTTCTGGCACTCGGCGACGTTCAACAACGAGGGCACCAAGGTGATCTTCACCGACGAGCTCGGCGGCGGCACCTCGGCCACCTGCAACGAGGCGATCGGCCCGAACCGCGGCGCCAACGCCTACTACGACATCGAGGGCGGCCAGTTCGCCTTCAAGAGCTACTTCAAGATCGCTCGCCACCAGGCCGACACCGAGAACTGCGTCGCGCACAACGGCTCGCTGATCCCGGTCAAGGGCAAGGACATCATGGTCCAGGCCTGGTACCAGGGCGGCATCTCGGTCGTCGACTTCACCGACTCCACCAAGCCGCAGGAGATCGCGTTCTTCGAGCGCGGCCCCGACAACACCGCCCCCGCGCTCAGCGGCGGCTTCTGGTCCGCGTACTACTACGACGGCCACATCTACGGCAGCGACTTCAACCTCGGCCTCGACGTCCTGAAGATCAACGATCGGCGTACGGACAAGGCCGAGAAGGTCAAGTTCGGCACCCTGAACGCGCAGACCCAGGCGTCCTACCGTGAGAACGGCCACGGTCACGACCACGGCCACGATCACTGA
- a CDS encoding RDD family protein — protein MSDVVTGEAVVVEVRVAQLPSRAAALLIDMTLQVVTLLGASLLVGSLGFLNDPALTTMVYIVLTVLVVVGYPVAFETLTRGRSLGKLALGLRVVSDDGGPERFRQALFRGLAGVLEFWMLSGAPALISSLISEKGKRLGDIFSGTIVISERAPRQYGPPLDMPPMLAPWAATLELSRLPEQVAATARQYLMRWHDLTPAVQHEMGVRIATEMSAFVSPPAPPGVPPFAYLTAVLAERRRREQARLAQQTGAHRQARQWTGPQGADQWRSGQQWPGHAPPPPPQPSPSFQPHPAHAPSFQPHPAAPPPYAHPGATGGPYAPPAPGGQPYPPAPYAPPGSVSQPHPRPAYQPAQPRIPLPPPAGPPHPAPPPPPPAVRPPAREPDPTPGGFVPPA, from the coding sequence GTGTCCGATGTCGTAACCGGCGAGGCCGTGGTCGTCGAGGTCCGCGTCGCCCAGCTCCCGAGCAGGGCCGCGGCGCTGCTGATCGACATGACGCTCCAGGTCGTGACGCTGCTGGGCGCCTCCCTGCTGGTCGGCAGCCTGGGATTCCTGAACGATCCGGCGCTGACCACGATGGTCTACATCGTGCTCACCGTGCTCGTGGTCGTCGGCTACCCGGTGGCCTTCGAGACGCTCACGCGCGGGCGCAGCCTGGGCAAGCTCGCGCTGGGGCTCCGGGTCGTCAGCGACGACGGCGGCCCCGAGCGGTTCCGGCAGGCCCTGTTCCGCGGGCTGGCGGGGGTCCTGGAGTTCTGGATGCTCAGCGGCGCCCCCGCGCTGATCAGCTCGCTCATCTCGGAGAAGGGCAAGCGGCTCGGCGACATCTTCTCCGGCACCATCGTGATCTCCGAACGCGCCCCGCGACAGTACGGGCCGCCGCTGGACATGCCGCCGATGCTCGCCCCGTGGGCGGCGACGCTGGAGCTGTCGCGGCTGCCCGAGCAGGTCGCGGCCACCGCGAGGCAGTACCTCATGCGCTGGCACGACCTGACCCCCGCCGTCCAGCACGAGATGGGCGTGCGCATCGCCACCGAGATGTCGGCCTTCGTGTCCCCGCCCGCACCGCCCGGTGTGCCGCCGTTCGCCTACCTGACCGCCGTCCTGGCCGAGCGCCGCCGCCGCGAGCAGGCGCGCCTGGCCCAGCAAACCGGCGCGCACCGGCAGGCCCGGCAGTGGACAGGCCCGCAGGGGGCCGATCAGTGGCGATCCGGTCAGCAGTGGCCCGGCCACGCCCCACCCCCGCCGCCCCAGCCGTCCCCGTCGTTCCAGCCCCACCCGGCTCACGCGCCGTCGTTCCAGCCCCACCCGGCCGCGCCGCCACCGTACGCGCACCCTGGGGCCACAGGCGGGCCGTACGCGCCTCCGGCCCCCGGAGGTCAGCCGTACCCTCCCGCCCCGTACGCGCCTCCCGGATCGGTGTCTCAGCCCCACCCGCGGCCCGCCTACCAACCGGCGCAGCCGCGGATCCCCCTCCCTCCCCCGGCTGGACCGCCGCATCCGGCACCTCCGCCCCCGCCGCCCGCGGTCCGGCCCCCCGCGCGGGAGCCCGACCCCACGCCCGGCGGGTTCGTCCCTCCCGCCTGA
- a CDS encoding DUF305 domain-containing protein: MRVALIAVIAALALSACSACSSEPKPAPSPQASAPVIVPGRPGEVARTVGPSEAATLVPSPTANAADVTYVQNMVVHHRQALDMASLAPTRAEHVRLKSLASRIKDSQAPEIQFMVSWLQQQGMQAPEHHAEHDGMPGMASPEQMEALKAASGKDFDRLFLQLMTAHHRGALTMSEQVLVSGSHQRIEELANDVSATQSAEIRRMQEMQAEL; encoded by the coding sequence GTGCGCGTCGCGCTCATCGCCGTGATCGCCGCCCTGGCTCTCAGCGCGTGCAGCGCGTGCAGCTCGGAGCCCAAGCCGGCTCCGTCACCCCAAGCGTCGGCACCGGTGATCGTGCCGGGCAGGCCGGGTGAGGTCGCCAGGACCGTCGGCCCGAGCGAGGCCGCCACACTCGTGCCCTCGCCCACCGCCAACGCGGCCGACGTGACGTACGTCCAGAACATGGTCGTCCACCACCGGCAGGCCCTCGACATGGCCTCCCTCGCCCCGACCAGGGCCGAGCACGTCAGGCTGAAGAGCCTGGCCTCGCGCATCAAGGACTCGCAGGCGCCGGAGATCCAGTTCATGGTCTCCTGGCTCCAGCAGCAGGGCATGCAGGCTCCCGAACACCACGCCGAGCACGACGGCATGCCCGGCATGGCCTCGCCCGAGCAGATGGAGGCGCTCAAGGCCGCCTCCGGCAAGGACTTCGACCGGCTCTTCCTCCAGCTCATGACCGCGCACCACAGGGGCGCGCTCACGATGTCCGAACAGGTCCTCGTCTCCGGCTCGCACCAGCGGATCGAGGAGCTGGCCAACGACGTCTCGGCCACCCAGAGCGCCGAGATCCGCAGGATGCAGGAGATGCAGGCCGAGCTCTGA
- a CDS encoding DUF4129 domain-containing protein: protein MVPLLTSPIDIEREEARRQAIQELLGPEYAKESLVDRLWRNVNQFLGDLLDQESVGAVGSLAARAALLVIVIAIIVALLLVARRTARGGTARTGGIFGDQRRTAAEHREAAERLAAEARWAEAVRERLRAVARDLEDRVIIDYTPGRTADELATEAGRALPALAAELATAARVFDDVTYGEVPGTPEAYGIMRDLDERLRAARPAPVAGADAP from the coding sequence GTGGTCCCACTCCTGACGTCCCCGATCGACATCGAGCGCGAAGAGGCGCGGCGCCAGGCGATCCAGGAGCTGCTCGGGCCCGAGTACGCCAAGGAGTCCCTGGTCGACCGCCTCTGGCGGAACGTCAACCAGTTCCTCGGCGACCTGCTGGACCAGGAGTCCGTGGGCGCCGTCGGCAGCCTGGCCGCGCGGGCGGCCCTTCTCGTGATCGTGATCGCGATCATCGTCGCGCTGCTCCTGGTGGCCCGCAGGACCGCCAGGGGCGGCACCGCCCGCACGGGGGGGATCTTCGGCGACCAGCGCCGCACCGCCGCCGAGCACCGCGAGGCCGCCGAGCGGCTCGCCGCGGAGGCCCGGTGGGCCGAGGCGGTCCGCGAGCGGCTCCGGGCCGTCGCCCGCGACCTGGAGGACCGCGTGATCATCGACTACACGCCCGGCCGCACCGCCGATGAGCTGGCCACGGAGGCGGGCCGCGCGCTGCCCGCACTCGCCGCCGAGCTGGCCACGGCGGCCCGGGTGTTCGACGACGTGACCTACGGCGAGGTGCCCGGCACACCCGAGGCGTACGGGATCATGCGCGATCTCGACGAGCGGCTGCGCGCGGCCCGCCCGGCGCCCGTCGCGGGGGCGGACGCGCCATGA
- a CDS encoding DUF58 domain-containing protein encodes MALTGRAALLALLGTLVVLFAPRPGPAVAGVALLIVALVAVDLLLAGSVRPLRFTRSGERLVRLGESVAVELIVENPGPRRARGVLRDAWPPSAGATPRHLPLDVPPGERRRLVTTLTPTRRGDREAVTVTVRTLGPLGMAARQGSHRVPWSVRVLPPFLSRKHLPAKLSRLRELEGRHPSMIRGQGTEFDSLREYVVGDDVRSIDWRATARRDDVVVRTWRPERDRRVLIVLDTGRTSAGRVGTAPIPLAGEVPMTGGTGGVAGSRIVPGWPRLDWSMDAALLLAALASRAGDRVDFMAHDRGVRAWVSGTGRTELLSSLVNTMAPIEAELVEADSAGMVAAVMSRARRRCLVVVLTDLNPAALEEGLLLVLPRLSSRHLVLLAAVSDPQVAEMAAGRGTSELVYGAAAAEHLSAGRRRITALLRRQGVEVVDTAPEQIAPALADAYLALKAAGRL; translated from the coding sequence ATGGCGCTGACAGGACGGGCCGCGCTGCTGGCGCTGCTGGGCACCCTGGTCGTGCTGTTCGCCCCCCGGCCGGGGCCGGCCGTGGCCGGGGTCGCGCTGCTCATCGTGGCGCTGGTCGCGGTCGACCTGCTGCTGGCCGGGAGCGTGCGCCCGCTGCGCTTCACCCGCTCGGGCGAGCGGCTGGTACGGCTCGGCGAGTCGGTCGCGGTCGAGCTGATCGTGGAGAACCCCGGCCCCCGCCGGGCGCGCGGCGTGCTCAGGGACGCCTGGCCGCCCTCCGCGGGTGCCACGCCCCGGCACCTGCCGCTGGACGTACCCCCCGGGGAGCGCCGCCGGCTGGTCACGACGCTCACCCCCACCCGCAGGGGCGACCGCGAGGCGGTCACGGTGACGGTGCGGACGCTGGGCCCGCTGGGCATGGCGGCCCGCCAGGGCTCGCACCGGGTGCCCTGGTCGGTCAGGGTGCTGCCGCCCTTCCTCAGCCGCAAGCACCTGCCCGCCAAGCTGTCCAGGCTCAGGGAGCTGGAGGGCCGGCACCCGTCGATGATCCGGGGGCAGGGCACCGAGTTCGACTCGCTGCGGGAGTACGTGGTCGGCGACGACGTCCGTTCGATCGACTGGCGGGCCACCGCGCGCCGCGACGACGTCGTGGTCCGCACCTGGCGGCCCGAGCGCGACCGGCGGGTGCTGATCGTGCTCGACACCGGCCGTACCTCGGCCGGACGGGTGGGCACCGCGCCGATCCCGCTGGCGGGAGAGGTGCCCATGACCGGCGGGACCGGCGGGGTCGCGGGGTCGCGGATCGTGCCCGGCTGGCCCCGCCTCGACTGGTCGATGGACGCGGCGCTGCTGCTGGCCGCCCTGGCCTCCCGCGCGGGCGACCGGGTCGACTTCATGGCCCACGACCGGGGAGTGCGCGCCTGGGTGTCCGGCACCGGCCGTACGGAGCTGCTGTCGTCGCTGGTCAACACCATGGCCCCGATCGAGGCCGAGCTGGTCGAGGCCGACTCGGCGGGGATGGTCGCGGCCGTCATGTCGCGGGCCAGGCGGCGCTGCCTGGTCGTCGTGCTGACCGACCTCAACCCGGCGGCGCTGGAGGAGGGTCTTCTGCTGGTCCTTCCCCGCCTCTCCTCGCGGCACCTGGTGCTCCTGGCCGCCGTCTCCGACCCGCAGGTGGCCGAGATGGCCGCCGGGCGCGGCACCTCCGAGCTGGTCTACGGCGCGGCGGCGGCCGAGCACCTCAGCGCGGGACGGCGCAGGATCACCGCACTGCTGCGCCGCCAGGGCGTGGAGGTCGTGGACACCGCCCCCGAGCAGATCGCCCCGGCCCTGGCCGACGCCTACCTGGCGCTGAAGGCGGCCGGCCGGCTCTGA